Proteins encoded by one window of Desulfatiglans anilini DSM 4660:
- a CDS encoding HEPN domain-containing protein encodes MSTLFGSDVHAGLSGIELVEESYELGEGILLQRTFAHLFATFMMAFKPAPPGKHHPGPWKSASGGFSFDVSAELHIPARIESDFGSKIAVARTLLFLLRLGVNPAITLPVFANYPFDTLAETPDAAATLFPYEVQRRHFPLGVVGGRVDLAAVSWVRERWKTTHKLRESSPEFDFAVEAIDCGQFIENHALSLISLWSALETLFSPAKAELRFRVSALIASFLEVPGAKRAKRQREITKLYDKRSAAAHGKPSHESDHLLHTFTLVREVLFKIIDMGRVPSKPELEDMLFGAN; translated from the coding sequence ATGAGCACACTATTTGGAAGTGACGTACACGCGGGGCTATCCGGCATTGAACTAGTCGAGGAGTCCTATGAGCTCGGGGAAGGCATTCTTCTTCAAAGAACCTTCGCTCACCTATTTGCTACCTTCATGATGGCATTCAAACCGGCTCCGCCAGGAAAGCACCATCCAGGTCCGTGGAAAAGTGCATCCGGTGGATTTAGTTTTGATGTGAGTGCGGAGCTACACATACCTGCTCGTATCGAATCCGATTTCGGATCGAAGATTGCGGTTGCCAGGACCTTACTATTCCTTCTGAGGCTCGGCGTCAATCCTGCAATCACACTGCCGGTATTCGCAAATTACCCGTTCGATACGCTAGCCGAAACTCCAGATGCAGCCGCAACGCTTTTTCCGTACGAAGTACAGCGGCGCCATTTCCCACTCGGTGTGGTCGGAGGGAGAGTCGATCTGGCTGCCGTATCTTGGGTAAGGGAGCGGTGGAAAACTACCCATAAACTTAGGGAAAGTAGTCCAGAGTTTGATTTTGCAGTCGAAGCAATCGACTGTGGGCAGTTCATAGAGAACCATGCATTGTCACTAATTTCCCTTTGGAGTGCTTTGGAAACCCTGTTCTCTCCTGCAAAAGCAGAACTACGGTTCAGGGTTTCAGCGCTTATAGCATCATTTCTTGAAGTGCCAGGGGCAAAGCGCGCCAAGCGGCAGAGAGAAATTACGAAACTGTATGACAAGCGATCGGCCGCTGCGCATGGAAAGCCATCACATGAATCAGATCACCTGTTGCACACATTCACTCTCGTTCGGGAGGTGCTTTTCAAGATTATTGACATGGGTCGTGTGCCAAGTAAACCTGAACTCGAGGACATGCTCTTTGGCGCGAACTAG
- a CDS encoding BRCT domain-containing protein, which yields MDLFTRFNRKSIDDRQIDTLIGISKGLVADGRVDQSEAEFLLIWLIQARQNTDNPVIMNLLNKVCYMLEDGVLDPDESAELLSILHKINGEPSEIGELAKTTSLPVDYPLPSVTFEGMEFLFTGTCIYGTRKQCQAAIESLGGVNAKGVTKKLNYLILGTYVTDSWAHETYGRKIEKALQYREEGVPLVIITEEHWINEGSLS from the coding sequence ATGGATTTGTTTACCAGGTTTAATCGAAAAAGTATCGACGATAGACAAATAGATACACTAATAGGGATAAGTAAAGGTCTTGTGGCTGACGGTAGAGTGGATCAATCAGAAGCCGAATTCCTATTAATCTGGCTAATTCAAGCCCGTCAAAATACAGACAATCCAGTAATAATGAATCTATTAAATAAAGTTTGTTATATGCTGGAGGATGGAGTCTTAGATCCAGATGAATCTGCTGAGTTACTCAGTATCCTTCACAAAATTAATGGTGAACCATCTGAAATAGGTGAATTGGCAAAAACAACATCCCTTCCAGTAGACTACCCACTCCCGTCTGTGACATTTGAAGGCATGGAATTTCTTTTTACAGGCACTTGTATATATGGCACGAGAAAACAATGTCAGGCGGCAATCGAGTCACTTGGCGGAGTAAATGCAAAAGGGGTAACAAAGAAACTTAATTATCTGATACTTGGTACTTACGTTACCGATAGCTGGGCGCATGAAACATATGGCAGAAAAATAGAAAAAGCCTTGCAATATCGAGAAGAAGGTGTGCCCCTTGTGATCATCACTGAAGAGCATTGGATAAATGAGGGTAGTCTTTCATAA
- a CDS encoding DUF6119 family protein, with protein MITIEGKPMAKSRKFSVYLLKTGYDARNALKDEHSLGEPLTDVENLPAGATLYLADNTPTDPWWKTYWGINRDLRQVLKGAIVFLPINGKCVSLTFGHTHHNLKNEAYEYDFGLRATLNAIDPDKIRVTDIFQPEDAKRERIQSPVASDLTFFDINSDESIVKRLTGAVRSEFQSYFRYVTGASNIRISSSVAASEISNLCSKLLEIYERDDFKTAFPNIQNITPIKDPSTIQQLDARLLEAFREESIDLVLTIPEILDHESAFHIAYSGAHGSRKTYDSVFIGHYRQFLSSRSIDDVELCHMKHHRMNIKDENNNTRESFSIYQCMLFDCVHSGSHYHLCDGSWYRIEQDYIRQLKENLDPYFKEHSVLQECDEKWEDSYNESVATSNTDYVCLDKTNISPEGQSAVEPCDLYTVNRGTANLIHIKISTRSASLSHLFNQGTNSVELLRLNGDARDKLKNLLQPDQRTPVDDTKFAVTYGIITAKDKAKKSDALPIFSRISLRRAIQSLRLMAIDCDVVLIKDNIDRKVGSLSS; from the coding sequence ATGATAACAATCGAAGGCAAGCCGATGGCAAAGAGTAGGAAATTTTCAGTATACCTTCTGAAGACCGGCTACGATGCACGGAATGCTTTAAAGGACGAGCACTCGCTGGGCGAGCCACTCACCGATGTCGAAAACCTACCAGCGGGAGCGACACTTTACCTAGCTGACAACACGCCTACTGACCCTTGGTGGAAAACATACTGGGGCATCAATCGCGACCTTCGGCAGGTGTTAAAGGGCGCAATTGTCTTCCTTCCTATCAATGGCAAGTGCGTTTCACTTACATTCGGGCATACCCATCACAATCTTAAGAATGAAGCCTATGAATACGACTTCGGACTACGTGCAACACTCAACGCGATAGACCCCGACAAGATTAGGGTTACCGATATTTTTCAACCCGAAGACGCCAAGCGGGAAAGGATCCAAAGCCCGGTCGCGTCCGATTTGACCTTCTTTGACATCAACAGCGATGAATCTATTGTTAAGCGGTTGACCGGGGCTGTCCGCTCGGAATTCCAATCGTATTTTCGGTATGTCACGGGCGCGAGCAACATCCGAATCAGCTCTAGTGTAGCGGCATCAGAAATCAGCAACCTATGTTCCAAGTTGCTTGAGATCTACGAGAGGGATGACTTCAAGACAGCCTTCCCCAACATCCAAAACATCACCCCAATCAAGGATCCGTCCACCATTCAGCAACTTGACGCTCGGCTTCTTGAGGCATTTCGAGAGGAGTCGATAGACCTAGTGCTTACCATTCCCGAGATCTTGGACCACGAGAGCGCTTTCCATATTGCGTATAGTGGTGCGCACGGTTCTCGAAAGACTTACGATAGCGTCTTCATTGGCCACTACCGTCAGTTTCTAAGCTCACGCAGCATTGATGATGTGGAGCTCTGCCATATGAAGCACCACCGGATGAATATCAAGGACGAGAATAACAATACAAGGGAGAGCTTTTCAATCTATCAGTGCATGTTGTTCGATTGCGTACACAGCGGCAGCCATTACCACCTATGCGATGGCAGCTGGTATCGCATCGAACAAGACTACATCCGCCAATTGAAGGAGAATCTTGACCCTTACTTTAAGGAGCACTCTGTCCTGCAGGAATGCGACGAAAAGTGGGAGGACAGCTACAATGAGTCAGTTGCTACATCCAATACCGACTATGTATGTTTAGACAAGACGAACATCTCACCGGAGGGGCAGAGTGCAGTAGAACCATGCGACCTTTATACAGTGAATCGCGGTACAGCTAATCTGATACACATCAAGATCTCGACCCGGTCGGCATCGCTTAGCCACCTTTTCAATCAGGGCACGAACTCAGTCGAGCTCTTACGTCTTAACGGGGACGCTAGAGATAAGTTGAAAAATCTGCTTCAACCCGATCAGAGAACTCCGGTTGATGACACAAAGTTTGCTGTGACTTATGGCATTATCACCGCAAAGGACAAGGCTAAGAAATCTGATGCTCTGCCCATATTCTCCCGGATCAGCCTGCGGAGAGCCATCCAGTCGCTCAGACTCATGGCGATTGACTGCGATGTCGTCTTGATAAAGGACAATATAGACAGGAAGGTCGGAAGTTTGTCCAGCTAG
- a CDS encoding ATP-dependent nuclease gives MYIAKLAITNFRCFRQTTVDFQPGINVILGENNAGKTALLRALRLVFDRSGRQHPDLPDFYQGIADFTKAPKISIAATLRSSTADSIDDKALVATWLTKLDAPWEAQLTYEFFLPDEEVPAFTAACGAAPDRDRFFSVVQQFMPKYVARIFAGLPENRLVAEPDALAKFDCHTVDAIRDVESELFAGTNPLLRTMLRQVLDHDADEAETLRRRRHFRTLTQDARSNLTGRMNLDALFQLAKDTGAADGGTPILRDAIDEDDFIAALRLYIDRAPFTVPATHNGLGYNNLVYISLLLASLQFKASVPRRGQNAILFPILLIEEPEAHLHPSLQYKLLKYIQKRLSPEKTSRQVFLTTHSTHITAASGIEPIICLNLCEADGGVHVAYPARVFGESPEGKASRNYVERYLDATKSNMLFAKGVIFVEGIAEQLLVPCLSHCIGRPIEAHHVAVIAVGGVTFKHFLPLFGAGEDETLRRYALRRRVACMVDADPARKAKKTKGARRQKCWPYVLHRDCNTYDYFPVSGVVSNLQTMRDRSPGNIKICVGSKTLEYDLGLANAQLPLLVTPSCEHEADLRALAETAATLPAPLQSLLDGEGIDTLDALAAHADKAKHRFATCYLLCVENAKGEHALVVERQLRENASKPEADREPFVCPDYIKDAIEWTCVFDTTEAPRA, from the coding sequence ATGTACATTGCCAAGCTCGCCATCACCAATTTCCGCTGTTTCCGCCAAACGACGGTCGACTTCCAACCGGGGATCAACGTGATCCTGGGGGAGAACAACGCGGGCAAGACAGCCCTTCTACGCGCGCTGCGGCTAGTGTTCGACCGCTCCGGCCGTCAGCATCCCGATCTCCCCGATTTCTACCAGGGCATCGCCGACTTCACGAAAGCCCCAAAGATCTCCATCGCCGCGACCCTGCGATCGTCAACGGCCGATAGCATTGACGACAAGGCCCTCGTGGCAACCTGGCTCACCAAATTGGACGCTCCCTGGGAAGCTCAGCTCACCTACGAATTCTTCCTTCCCGACGAAGAGGTTCCGGCATTCACCGCAGCGTGCGGGGCGGCACCCGACCGCGACCGATTCTTCAGCGTCGTACAGCAGTTCATGCCCAAGTACGTCGCCCGCATCTTCGCCGGACTCCCGGAGAACCGGCTCGTGGCCGAGCCCGACGCCCTGGCGAAGTTCGACTGCCACACCGTCGATGCGATCCGTGACGTCGAATCCGAACTGTTTGCAGGTACGAATCCCCTGCTGCGCACGATGCTGCGACAGGTGCTCGACCATGATGCCGACGAGGCTGAGACCCTCAGGCGCCGTCGCCATTTCCGCACCCTTACGCAAGATGCCCGTTCTAACCTAACGGGCCGCATGAATCTCGACGCACTCTTCCAACTCGCTAAGGACACGGGAGCGGCTGACGGCGGGACCCCAATCCTGCGTGACGCCATCGACGAAGACGACTTCATTGCCGCTCTACGTCTCTACATCGACCGGGCGCCGTTCACGGTCCCCGCAACTCATAACGGTCTCGGGTACAACAACCTAGTGTACATCTCCCTGCTCTTAGCCAGTTTGCAGTTCAAAGCGTCGGTGCCCCGGCGGGGCCAGAATGCAATCCTCTTCCCCATACTCCTCATCGAGGAACCTGAAGCACACCTCCACCCGTCGCTCCAGTACAAGTTGCTTAAGTACATCCAGAAGCGGCTCTCGCCTGAAAAGACCAGTCGGCAGGTTTTCCTCACGACCCATTCGACGCACATCACCGCTGCTTCGGGAATTGAACCAATCATCTGCCTGAACCTCTGCGAAGCCGATGGCGGCGTCCACGTCGCTTATCCCGCCCGCGTCTTTGGCGAGAGCCCGGAAGGCAAAGCGTCCCGTAACTATGTCGAACGGTACCTGGATGCCACCAAATCCAACATGCTGTTTGCGAAGGGCGTCATCTTCGTGGAAGGGATCGCGGAACAACTGCTGGTTCCCTGTCTTTCCCATTGCATTGGCCGGCCCATCGAAGCCCACCACGTCGCGGTTATTGCAGTGGGAGGCGTGACCTTCAAGCACTTCCTGCCGCTCTTCGGCGCCGGGGAAGACGAAACTCTCCGTCGCTATGCGCTACGTCGTCGCGTCGCGTGTATGGTGGATGCCGATCCGGCTCGCAAGGCCAAGAAGACCAAGGGCGCGCGGCGTCAGAAATGCTGGCCGTACGTCCTGCACCGCGACTGCAACACCTACGACTACTTCCCCGTGTCCGGCGTCGTCAGCAATTTGCAGACCATGCGAGACCGATCGCCCGGGAATATCAAGATCTGCGTCGGCAGCAAGACCCTGGAGTACGACCTGGGCCTCGCGAACGCACAACTCCCCCTCCTCGTCACGCCGTCTTGCGAGCACGAGGCGGATCTTCGCGCCCTGGCGGAGACCGCAGCGACGTTGCCGGCTCCCCTCCAATCCCTGCTCGACGGTGAAGGAATCGATACCCTCGATGCGCTGGCGGCTCATGCGGACAAAGCGAAACACCGGTTCGCCACTTGCTACCTGCTCTGTGTCGAGAATGCCAAGGGAGAGCATGCCCTTGTGGTGGAACGGCAGCTCCGCGAGAACGCCTCGAAGCCGGAGGCAGACCGCGAGCCGTTTGTATGTCCGGATTACATCAAAGACGCAATCGAGTGGACCTGCGTGTTCGATACGACGGAGGCTCCTCGTGCCTGA